The following coding sequences are from one Selenomonas sputigena ATCC 35185 window:
- a CDS encoding methylated-DNA--[protein]-cysteine S-methyltransferase produces the protein MQYTAHYDSPFGSMTLASDGTALVGLWFDGQKYFAATLEEEHKQKSLPIFQETCRWLDLYFSGKKPDFLPPLAPKATPFRQKVWDILLSIPYGETITYGEIARRIGMEKAAHAVGGAVAHNPISVIVPCHRVVGTSGSLTGYADGIDKKVQLLTLEGVDITQFFMP, from the coding sequence ATGCAATACACAGCGCATTACGACTCGCCATTCGGCTCCATGACCCTCGCCAGCGACGGCACGGCACTCGTCGGCCTTTGGTTTGACGGGCAGAAATACTTCGCCGCCACGCTCGAAGAGGAGCACAAACAAAAAAGCCTCCCCATATTTCAGGAGACGTGCCGCTGGCTCGACCTCTACTTCAGCGGAAAGAAGCCCGACTTTCTGCCGCCGCTCGCACCGAAAGCCACACCGTTTCGTCAAAAAGTCTGGGACATCCTGCTCTCGATCCCCTACGGCGAAACGATAACCTACGGTGAAATCGCCCGCCGCATCGGCATGGAAAAAGCCGCCCACGCCGTCGGCGGCGCCGTCGCACACAACCCCATCTCCGTCATCGTCCCCTGCCACCGCGTCGTCGGCACAAGCGGCAGTCTCACAGGCTACGCCGACGGCATCGACAAGAAGGTGCAGCTCTTGACGCTCGAAGGCGTAGATATAACGCAGTTCTTTATGCCATAA